actttaaaattatttttatgagtTATAAAGACTAATACATATAAAAACGAAATTAGACTTGATTTTGACCATTAAGATTGTTTAAAATCGATTTTGACTGATTTAGATCAATTTGAACTGATTTAGATCGATTTGAACTGATTTAAAccgatgtatttttttttttggaaaatcgCTTGAAACCCGCTTAAATCAGATTTTTCAGAAATTTGTTTTGGATATTACCGATGTGCCGTTTTTTAGAGCATTGAATGAAAGTATCAAGAGATGTATATGTTAACACAAACCTTCATGATAGCTTTGACGTCGTAGTCAAATTTTTCCACGTCTCGTAGACGAACAAGAACGTCCACATAGCTCTCCTTCTCCCTTTCATTGATGAGTTTGTCCATGATAACATCCAACTCCGAGTAGATGTTCTTTAGAAGAGTTGTATAACCCGTAAATCTATCAACCCAAGCGAAGCTCGAGAACAAATCAGCTACGGAGAAAGCTCCCATGAGCTTCTTGAACTTAACATCCCAATCCAAAAACTTCTTCGTGGTCTTATCTTCCTTTTGGTTACTACCCGTGTACGACCTAAGAAAGATATTGCTCACCACGGTGTTGAATATATCCGTTATATCGATATCTTCGCCTTTCACGTTGTGAACATCAAGGGTCTTCAACATACTCGAGATCTCTTCATCTCTCATTGTCTGAAACTTGTTGACAGCGTTTTTGTTCAAGAGATGGAGAGCGCCGACCTTTCTCAACTGCTTCCAGTGATCTCCATAAGGATGATACACCATGTCTTGGCCATTACCCTTTAGAGGTTGGAGGCTAGCGATAGCGGGACGGTTTGAGAAATCAATGTCGTGGTTCTTGCTGATCTCTTCAAGAGCAGCAGCGGATGAGACCACGAGGTATCGAGTTGCGCCAAAGTTTACGAACATGAAAGGTCCGTGTTTGAGGGAGAGGTCGTGGAGTGACTTGTGTGGTAAGTCGCCGATTTGGTGGAGGTTTCCGATGAAGGGAAGCTTTGGTGGTGATGGAGGAAGGTTTAGCTTTCTTGATTTGATGGTTTTTTTGATAAGTGCGAAGATGATAAGTGGGAACGAAGCTAAAAGAGTTAGAAGGAAAGGGTTTGAGTTAGAGATGATCTGctccatgatttttttttggtgaaatatCTGCTCCATGATTAACTCTTTTTTAAGTTTGGTGATCACTTGGTTTGATCCAAGCCTTCTATTTATAGCATCTAAGAGGCTTGTAAGTTTTTTTATGTAGTGAGTTCCAGTCAAAATGAGCTGGCTCCTTAGCAAATATCTCATCAATAtgattagcaaaaaaaaaaaaaatctcatcaaTATACAAACCAAAGACCGGAGACCAAGAGCATTGTATTCAATCAAAGTTACGAACTACGTTGTTGAGCGTTCAAACTGTTTGACACTGAGTAATTTCGTTTGTTTAAACAACTATCTTCCAAAGTAGggaaatcaattattttattgttatcttAACATATTCTATACTTCTCACTATTTCTGAATTCAAAAGTTGATTTTAGAAtgaaaaagcaaagaaaaagttATGTTAGGGTGTGCTAAAGCAAATAAGCACTCCATATTTTAACTTAGAAAGCATTAATTTATTAACGGATACTTATTGGCGTTACTAAAGTTAAATGTGGGTCAAAGTCAATTGAAAATCTAAGATTTGCGTTGTTCACAATTTTTCTTCCAGGTCCCGGTTGAGAAAAGTCGAGGCTTCATCAAATgactttttttggtaaaattcatcaaatgactttttttttggtaaaattcatCAAATGACTTTTTCTTCCGAAGAATAAATCTCACTTGTTTCACTTAACGACAGGTCGATTTGatgtatactattatttatcAGATAAAACGACATTGACTGGCTACAATAATAACCCCGAAAGGCACCGATACTATCACTACCGAAGTTGGTAGAAGACAATAAACGTGGTGGTAGATGGTAATGGTGCTATTTGAATAAGAATGATAAACTTTAttcatatcaaataaaatggATAAATGGAAATAGGTCTTTTGTTTCTACCTGCTCTTTTattctttattatataaatgaaaatttcagaTGTCAAGTAAAAAAGGAGTACaacatttcttttatttttattttttgacaaaggattttcaaattaaaacatttattaCACTTCTAATATCAAAAGATGTTCACCAAGACACCAACCATGGAGGtccaaaaggaaaaaaaattgagcTAAAAACAAATGGAgtgaaaagaaaagattaaTATTAATTCACGAGAAAGTCTAAAGTCTTTGTCAATGGGGTCAGCCGGTCAGTTCACGTACAGAGTACAGTGGCTTGCCAAAGATTTCCAAAGCATGTCTAGGAGAATGACATGATCTCAATCCTTGTTTTCTAACCAATTAAATTGTAATTTCTTTACTGATGAAATAGAAATAcggttattattatttttttgccgAAATTTAATggttaatttattgtaaaaagaGTTTTTATAAAAGACAATTACTAGAGGAAGCTACGTTGGGCGACCATTCGCTAGTGGTCCTCCATTTTGCCATGTACTTGGTCGTCAAAAGAGTTCGATcctccctttttttttgttcaacgaGTTCGATCCTCCCATCTTCTTCGAAAACTTGGTTTTATAGTGGGCCAGTCacagaaacacacacacacacacacataactCGTCAGATTCTAGAGACTTCTGTGTCTAAAATCTCTAACGAACGTTTACGCATTCTTTGAAAAAGTAGGATTTATACTTTATAAGAACTTTTG
The sequence above is drawn from the Raphanus sativus cultivar WK10039 chromosome 7, ASM80110v3, whole genome shotgun sequence genome and encodes:
- the LOC108817720 gene encoding phenylacetaldehyde oxime monooxygenase CYP71AN24, translated to MEQIFHQKKIMEQIISNSNPFLLTLLASFPLIIFALIKKTIKSRKLNLPPSPPKLPFIGNLHQIGDLPHKSLHDLSLKHGPFMFVNFGATRYLVVSSAAALEEISKNHDIDFSNRPAIASLQPLKGNGQDMVYHPYGDHWKQLRKVGALHLLNKNAVNKFQTMRDEEISSMLKTLDVHNVKGEDIDITDIFNTVVSNIFLRSYTGSNQKEDKTTKKFLDWDVKFKKLMGAFSVADLFSSFAWVDRFTGYTTLLKNIYSELDVIMDKLINEREKESYVDVLVRLRDVEKFDYDVKAIMKGTFVAAIESVALELEWLFSELIKNPEVLEKAQEEVQRVVGNKSEITSSEIEQMHYLRCIIKETLRLHPPGIVPRQTSSKWIKVGGYDIPPNTKVLVNLFAVQRDPKDWVKPDEFIPERFMEKNVDFMGSKGYVPFGFGRRNCPGMAYGIALLEEIIANLLYRFDWKMHDGSKPEELSMEEISQFVVTRKIPLRLIPVRRV